Proteins co-encoded in one Medicago truncatula cultivar Jemalong A17 chromosome 8, MtrunA17r5.0-ANR, whole genome shotgun sequence genomic window:
- the LOC11416746 gene encoding transcription factor SPT20 homolog produces the protein MTFSFGNVFPANVKVLVIDHDIHLLNAIEKKLSQFNYQVTTCWTVSSAMNLIAQKVHFDLVLLETQMPDMDSFDFLQQLTQQIDIPVIMTMCSEGSTTGILNAIENGACDCWVKPFSENQVKYMWHHAVRKMMKGNKKQKINEQLGVEGSQIRARDDSNLCLNDEDIPEPPPTKKTKKRKKTKKTKKERVVWSLELHEQFMKAVKELDASSSSSSSKAVPKTILEHMKVPGLTREQVGSHLQKYRLYLNKHQQEHEQALLVVESNSSHDRSPKLYFQAYDASAHAVVLESSQWSHNSHVAEQQYPMAYACSSQQVPRKLLPRHFPQQPNMNLHHGYATWEQQLPSEYYIADHAVGLGSLTANNSNAMLQQEEDINNQQQSPMHVPHMNNAVNDGVSSVDNIVEVNNTITDFGEATMQVEIGPQVQELERVVAGPQDQELGRVVAGPQAQPQELERVVAGPQDQELGRVVIAPQAQPQELGRVVAGPHAQELGRMVAAPQDQPQKLGRVMAAPHAQPQKLGRVVAGPQAQPQELERVVAGPQDQELGRVVIAPQAQPQELGRVVAGPHAQELGRMVAAPQDQPQKLGRVMAAPHAQPQKLGRVVAGPQAQPQELGMVVAGPQTQELGRVVVAPQTQPQKLGRVVASPQAQAQELERVVVAPHAQPQELGRVVAGPQAQPQELGMVVAGSQTQKLRRVVAAPQTQPQKLGRVVAGPQAQEIGRVVASPHAQPQELGRVVATPQAQPQKLGRVVAGPQAQPQELGMVVTGSQTQKLGRVVAGPQAQELGRMVAAPQTQPQELGRGKRYKKANTRYTQ, from the exons ATGACTTTTTCCTTTGGGAATGTGTTTCCAGCCAATGTTAAAGTTCTTGTGATTGATCATGATATCCATCTTCTCAATGCTATTGAGAAAAAATTGTCTCAATTCAATTACCAAG TTACGACATGCTGGACGGTTTCTTCAGCCATGAATTTGATAGCACAAAAGGTGCATTTTGATTTGGTACTACTTGAAACTCAAATGCCCGACATGGATTCATTTGATTTCTTGCAACAATTGACACAACAAATCGATATTCCTGTCATTA TGACGATGTGTTCTGAAGGATCAACAACTGGAATATTGAATGCAATTGAAAATGGAGCTTGTGACTGTTGGGTCAAGCCATTCTCTGAAAATCAAGTAAAGTATATGTGGCATCATGCTGTTAGGAAAATgatgaaaggaaataaaaaacaaaaaatcaatgaGCAATTGGGGGTTGAAGGTAGCCAAATAAGGGCAAGAGATGATTCAAATTTATGCTTAAATGACGAAGATATACCCGAACCACCCCCGACAAAGAAGacaaagaagagaaagaagacgaagaagacGAAGAAGGAGCGTGTGGTATGGTCTTTAGAATTACATGAGCAATTCATGAAGGCTGTTAAAGAACTTGATGCTTCCAGTTCCAGTTCCAGTTCCA aggCGGTGCCAAAAACAATTCTTGAACATATGAAGGTGCCTGGACTTACAAGGGAGCAGGTAGGCAGTCATCTTCAG AAATAtagattatatttaaataaacatcAACAAGAACATGAGCAAGCTCTCCTGGTTGTGGAATCCAACAGTTCACATGATAGATCTCCAAAACTTTATTTTCAAGCTTATGATGCTTCTGCTCATGCTGTTGTATTAGAATCATCACAGTGGTCTCACAATTCTCATGTTGCAGAACAACAATATCCAATGGCATATGCTTGCAGTTCTCAACAAGTTCCCAGAAAATTGTTACCAAGGCATTTTCCTCAACAACCCAACATGAACCTACATCATGGATATGCAACATGGGAGCAACAACTTCCAAGTGAATATTATATAGCTGATCACGCAGTTGGTCTTGGAAGCTTGACAGCGAATAATAGTAATGCAATGCTTCAGCAGGAAGaagatattaataatcaacaacaatcaccAATGCATGTTCCTCATATGAATAATGCAGTTAATGATGGTGTATCGAGTGTGGACAACATCGTGGAAGTGAATAATACTATAACAGATTTCGGTGAAGCTACAATGCAAGTGGAGATTGGTCCTCAGGTTCAAGAGCTAGAAAGGGTGGTAGCTGGTCCTCAAGATCAAGAGCTAGGAAGGGTGGTGGCTGGTCCTCAGGCTCAACCTCAAGAGCTAGAAAGGGTGGTAGCTGGTCCTCAAGATCAAGAGCTAGGAAGGGTGGTGATTGCTCCTCAGGCTCAACCTCAAGAGCTAGGAAGGGTGGTAGCTGGTCCTCATGCTCAAGAGCTAGGAAGGATGGTTGCTGCTCCACAGGATCAACCTCAAAAGCTAGGAAGGGTGATGGCTGCTCCACATGCTCAGCCTCAAAAGCTAGGAAGGGTGGTGGCTGGTCCTCAGGCTCAACCTCAAGAGCTAGAAAGGGTGGTAGCTGGTCCTCAAGATCAAGAGCTAGGAAGGGTGGTGATTGCTCCTCAGGCTCAACCTCAAGAGCTAGGAAGGGTGGTAGCTGGTCCTCATGCTCAAGAGCTAGGAAGGATGGTTGCTGCTCCACAGGATCAACCTCAAAAGCTAGGAAGGGTGATGGCTGCTCCACATGCTCAGCCTCAAAAGCTAGGAAGGGTGGTGGCGGGTCCTCAAGCTCAACCTCAAGAGCTAGGAATGGTGGTGGCTGGTCCTCAGACTCAAGAGCTAGGAAGGGTGGTTGTTGCTCCACAGACTCAACCTCAAAAGCTAGGAAGGGTGGTTGCTAGTCCTCAAGCTCAGGCTCAAGAGCTAGAAAGAGTGGTGGTTGCTCCACATGCTCAACCTCAAGAGCTAGGAAGGGTGGTGGCTGGTCCTCAAGCTCAGCCTCAAGAGCTAGGAATGGTGGTGGCTGGTTCTCAGACTCAAAAGCTAAGAAGGGTGGTTGCTGCTCCACAGACCCAACCTCAAAAGCTAGGAAGGGTGGTGGCTGGTCCTCAGGCTCAAGAGATAGGAAGGGTGGTGGCTTCTCCACATGCTCAACCTCAAGAGCTGGGAAGGGTGGTTGCTACTCCACAGGCTCAACCTCAAAAGCTAGGAAGGGTGGTGGCTGGTCCTCAAGCTCAGCCTCAAGAGTTAGGAATGGTGGTGACTGGTTCTCAGACTCAAAAGCTAGGAAGGGTAGTGGCTGGTCCTCAGGCTCAAGAGCTAGGAAGGATGGTGGCTGCTCCACAAACTCAGCCTCAAGAGCTTGGAAGGGGAAAGAGGTATAAGAAGGCTAACACAAGATATACTCAATGA